Genomic segment of Pontibacter liquoris:
TTATCGGGCACGATCACATTCACCGGGCTCTTGCCGGGAAGGAACAGATGCGCGCGCGAAAGCGCATGATCGCCCTGGCCTGTTATGTAAACGGCCGTGCCCTCGCGGCCCAGCGGCACCACGTTGGATAGCCAGACAGTATCGGGCGAGCTGTTCTTAAAGGTGATTTTGCCCTTGTAGCCCGGCTTAAAGCTTTTGTCCTGCTCAAAACTGACCTGTACCTTCCGCTCCGGCTGCAGGCTGGTAGCCGCTTTTTTATCTACTTCATAATAAACCAAAGGACGCTTTCCCGCAGCCTTCAGCTCTTTGCCTCCAACCGTAAACGCCTCTACCCCCTTTTGCCCGCTGTCAAACGTGATGTTCTGCAGGTCCTGCGCTTGCGCCGAAAATATAACGACAGCTCCCAGCAGAGCGGCAAAAGCCTTTTTTAGTCCTAATCTTATCATAATATCATCTGTTTATTTTATCACTCCCCGGAGTGCTTACTTATATTCCTTGATAACCGGAAACTCTGTTACCCGAAGCGTGGTGCAACCATAAGGTATGAGGGTCAGTTCTACTTCGGGCATTTCCTGGATTGCTGATATGCCATAAATCATCCGGCTATAGGGCTGCGGTCCGGCCATCTCGTTGTACAGGTTCCAGAAAGGCAGTTGCTTGCCCTTCACCTTTATCTCGATCGGGGCACCAGCCAGGTTCCAGGGGTAGGCATTCTTGGTCTCTTTCTTTATTACTGTAAAAACTTCCTGTGTCTTCTCCTTCGGAAAGTCCAGGATGCCATAGTTCCAGTTGGAGGCCGGCTTCACCTCAAAGTACTCTTTGCCAAACCGGCCCGGGTCATCGGTTATCGGTTTCTTGTTCCAGGTTTCTTCCACTTTCAGCGCGTAGACCAAGGGCCCACGCTCCACGGCCATGGCGTTCTCATACCAGGTGCTGGTTTCAATGTGCATCGGCAGATCAAGCGTTACCACATCGCCCGACTTCCAGGTCCGGTTGATGACGATAATGCTGTTAGGTTTTACCTCGCCCGACCAGGGCTTGCCGTTGATGGCTACTTTGGCGTTTTTGCTCCAGGATGGGATTCGTACATGGAAGGGAAAGGCTACTTTCTTCTGCTTGCCTTCTATAGCCAGCTTAAAGGTGATGGCTTCGGTAAACGGGTAATTCGTTTCTTCCGTCATCTTCACCTTCACGCCGTCCCCTACTTTGGCCCTCACCTCGCTGGGCGAAAAAACCAGGGCGGCAAGTCCGTTATCCTTGGTGGCATACCAGAGGTTCTGCGTAAATTTAGGCCAGCCCTGGTGCATGTTGGAGGTGCAGCAAGGATAGCCTGTGAGTAACCCATACACCAGGTCTGTTTCGCCATGATTGATGTCGAAGTTTCGGGGATGGCGGGAAACGTGCACCTGATTTACCTGCTGGAAATACTGGCGGACCATGAAATCATCTGACACCTGGGTTGGCAACGTATTGAAGGCGACCCGCTCCAGATGATCGGCAAACTGTAGGTCACCTGTGATCTCCATCATCTTCTCCAGGGAGAACATCAGCTCCACCGCCGAGCATAGCTCAGAGCCCTGCGTGGGGTTGTTTCCGTGCAGCGCCTCGTCCGCACCATACATCCCCTGTGGCTGCCCATGAAACTGGCGGATATCTGCAAAGGCTTTTTTAACGGCTTGCAGGTACTTTTCTTCGGGTTGCTGCTGGTAATAAATCACAGGCTCCTTTATACCCTGGGCAAGATTAACCCCATGTATGGTGTTAATGCGCGTCAGGTCGTCCCTGTTCAGGAACATGTCCACATAATCGTATCCTTGCTTGTGCAGCAGGTTTGCCAGATCTAACAGATGCTTTTCGCCGGTAATGTTATAGAGCCAGTAAACTGCCTGCAGGTTATCTGCCGAGCGGTACTCCGCCCAGAACGACCAGTTGCCCAATGGTTTTTCTGGCAGCGTTTTCAGCTGGTACTTAAAATAGTTGCTCATCAGCTTGATCACCCGCTGATCTCCGGTGGCAGAATAGTATTGCTGCAGCACTTTGAGCATCACCATTTTGGGCCACCAGTCCTGCGCGTTATTGCGCTGAAGGCCTTTCTCAGGCCCGTAATCTGTGGCCGGGCCAAAATAACCGTCTTCCCGCTGGCTGTTTATACTCCACTCGATCCAGGGCTGCACTTTCGCCTTCAGTTCCTGGTCATCCAATATGTAGGCCAGCGGCAGCAGTCCGTCAATCCAGTAGGGGCCACGCTCCCACTGATCACCGTCGCCGCCAAGCCAGCCGTTCCGGGGTCCCATCACCTGTGGGTATAACTTGTCTAACTGTCCGCTGGCGCCGTTCTTCTGCCGCAGGAGCATCTCGTGCAGCCACCCTTTAGGCTTGATGCTGCCCAAGGGCAGCTCGATGTATGTTTTTGGTTGAAGCGGAGCTTTGTTATTAGTATAGTTTTGTGCTTTTGCCTGGCCAACAACCATCCAGGCCATTAATCCTATAGCCAATATTCTTTTCATTAAGTTGTAATATGATAGTGTAATGATTTATTTACTGCTATAGCTTATCTGACCAGCAGATAATCAAGCCCGAAGAAGGCTGTTTTCTTTTCATTCGGCCTGGCCTTGAGCACCTCCACTTCAACTGTGTTCCTCCCCTTGTGCACCTGAAAGCGACCTAGATCCTGCGATTCCACCCTAACCTTGTCGCTGTAAGCATCGATCACCTTTGCGCTCTGCTTTCCATTCACGCTGACCCTGAATTTTCCGTAATCCGGTGCCTTTGTTAGCTGCGCTGCGATCGTATATTCCCCCGCCTTGTCTGACACAAAGGCAAGTGTAAGCTTGTCGCCTTCCTTCGTGTCCTGCCAGAAAACCTGCATGTTGTCACTCCAGTTATACTTCTTGGTGTTCTGGTAGCGGAAGTTTCCGCCGGTAGCATGCTCATAGATCATGTGCTCGCCCTCGATTTTACCTGCAGCGACAACCGGTGAGATCAGGTCGGAACGCTTCAGCACCACCGGCTCCCTGGCATCTTTCACATCCGGGGCAATGTTGGCCTTACCGCCGGGCAGCATGTAGTAAAAAGAAACAGGGGCAAAGTTGATGTGGGCACGTGTCCAGTGCCACATCTCCATATCGAATCTGAGAGAACTGGTAAATGGGATGGCGTCCAGGCTTCTCAAACGCATGTTCACCGTATAGCCTGGCACAAAGTTGCCGCTTCCGTCGGGCTGCGCAATGAAGGGATGGTTGGAGAACCGCTCCGGACGACACCACGCATAGCCATAATAATCTTCGGTGCCCGTGCCCACATGAGAGGGAAACTTCTCCCCGTCAACGTATACTTTTTCATCCCCCTCTCCCCACCAGGCATATACCGTGTTAAAAAGCGAAATAGCGTCTCCGACATAGGTTCCTTTACCATTTACCTGCACATAGTTAATGTCAAAAGGATCGCCACCCCCTTCGTTGTTCTTCATTTCGCCTGTAAACAGGTTGGTAAACTGATGCCAGCTGGCGCCGAAATGCATACTTCTCTCATCCCATTTCCAGGGGCTGGTCAAAATATCTCCCTCGGCTTTTACCGGAAAATCGGCCAGGTTGCGCAGGGTCAGTTTTGCTTCTTTCTCAAAAGGCATCACCCACCAGGCTGAAAGCATCCCACTTACCGTATCTACTTGCGTGTACCAGGTGTTAGAGGCGCGCAGCTGATAGCCTGTTCCGAAGAAATCCCCCACCGGACACCAGACCGTTCTATCGCCGTCAAAGCTTATCTCCAGGATTGTACTCCGCAGGGCCTGCGCCAGGTTGTCTGCCGACAACTTTATCTGGATCTTCCGGACGGCATTCGGGCCGGCTGCAAGTGGCACCTCAACGGTTTTGCCGGCATTTATTTCAGCACTTATCGGAAAGGAGGCGGTCTTTAACTCTTCCATGCCCCGGTCCCTGGCACTTAGCTTTTGCTGAACTGTTTCGAGGGTCTTGTTGGCAGCTGCGGTTTCTGCCATCGTAAAGGTTTTTACCCGGGCATTTTTATAGGTGCGGTAGTTGATGTTGTAGTATACAGATTCCCCGCCCGTCTTCGCGCCTGCATCCTGAATGTTGTTGCTTTCATAGGTGATCTTGCAGCTTTTGGCATAAGGGATGGGCAAGTATAAATTGTGCCCCCTCATTTTATAGTCCGTTGCATTGCTTACAGAGGTTGCCAATGGGCCGTTTGTCAGCACGGTGCCACTGAGCACATCAACAGCCGGGGCTGCGATCACCGGTTCTTTACTTCCATCCAGGTAAAAGCGAAGGATGCCTCTGCCACTGTTTTCCCCGTCAAATGTCATCCAGAAACGCACCACAGCACCCGGCCCCAGCGTGTCGAACATCACATACTCTTTGCGGCCGTCTGTAAGCTCCTGGCGGATGAACATGGAACGGTCCCAGTTGGCAAACCAGGTCGAGTCGCCGGGCTTTACCATGGCCCGGTCGTAGCTGCTGAACTGCGCCAGGGTATACTCCGGGAAAGGGTAACGGGCCAGCGCCTCCCGGTCCGCCATCTCCTGCAACAGGGTGTTGAACGTGATCTCACTTTCGCCCGTGCCTTTTTTAACAGAAGCACACTGGCTCAGGAGCAGGCAGATAAAGGCCAGAAAGAAAGTATGAACGGGTATGAGTTGTTTTTTCATTTTGCCAGGGGTTTTTTCTCGTAAGTATCCAGCATCATTCTGTTGATAATGCCCGCCCAAATGTAGGTGCGGTGGTAGCCGCCCCAAGCCTCGTCGGGGCTGTAAAACTCCCAAAGGTTGTGGTCCTTTTTCAGCACCTCCGTCATGCCGGAAGCTACCCGGTCTACCAGTTCCTTTGCTTCCTGCTTATAGCCATAGTCGATTAGTCCCCGCATGATCAGATAATCCCACTCTACCCAGACAGGTCCGTTCCAATAGCCTTTTGCATTATAATAGGGATCTTTGGCCGACAGAGAAGGTACCCCGTACGGGCGCCAGAATTGCTCCGGGTCTGTTAGCTTGCTTACCAGCCGCTGTGCCTGCTGCTTTGAGGCAATGCCGGCCCAGAGCGGAAGGAAACCGATGATCTCATCGCGCTTCAGGTCGTTCTCTTTCTTGAACGTGAACCGGTGAGTGCCTTTATCCACATTGTAATAAAAGCCATTTTCCTCATCCCAGAAGGTTTTATTGATCAGGGCAGCCCGTCGTTCATGGTCCGCTTTCCAGTGGTTGGCCTCCTCTTCCAGCCCCAGCTTCCGGGCCATGGCTTCCAGGGATTTGGCTTCCATTACCAGCATGCAGTTTAAATCAAGGCTTTCGAAGTTGGCGGGGTATCCCACCTCATCCCAAACAGCCACCAGAGCATCCCGCACAGACTCAAGAATGGCTTCTCCTCCCCACTCGCATAATCCGTCCTTGTCGCTATCCCGGTTACGGACATAAAACTCGAAGAACTTTTTTGAGGACCCATACATGTCTTTCAGAAACGCCTCATCTTGTGTGATCCGGTAAATCTCCCAGTTTAGCCACGAGTACCAGGGAGCAGAAGAAGTAAGCTGCCCGTTATATTCAATGATCTCATCCAGGTAGGCGCCTGTGCGGTAATTGATGTACCCGTTGGGATATTGCCGCTGCAGGTAAACGCGTTGCGAGTTCATGGCGCTAACCGGATCGATATAGGCATAGGCCAGCATGGTTATACTTTCATGGAATACCTGCCCCCCATGCCCCCAGCCCCAGGTAGGCTCACGCGAGAAGACATAATAGTTATAGTCTGATTTTCCTTCTGCCGGATAGAAGACCTGCCGCATCATATTGCTGGCGCTCCAGTAAAGGGCTGTTTTTTCCGGGTTATCAAATTCCGGCGCCGGGGCTTTCGCGAACAGCTGCTCATTATACTTTAGGTAGCTCGTCAGATCCTGTGCAAGCAAGGCTTGCGCCTCCTGCATCAGCTTCTTCCCGTCCTCCTTCTTCGGGGCCACGGCCCGCACGATCCGGAGCTGTCTCGGTTTGCCTGGCTTCAGTTGCAATTCCTTGCAAAAAGCAACGACCTTGGCATACGTTGCCCCCGAAGCAGGCTTGATGCCGTCCTGCACATAAGCCTCGAAAACCGTTTTAGGCAGGTTGTTCACTTCCGGAGAATGAATACTCATCTGGTCTCCGTCATGCACAACCACTACATAGCCATAAACGCCGTTTGCTCTTAGGTGAGTGTCTGTATAAGAGGTGACTTGTATGCGGTCCGCCACCCGTTTGTATACCCCTTCGGGATAGTCTCTGCGGTACACCGAATAGCGCACGCCGGCTTTAACCGGCTGCCAATGCAGGGCCACAGCGCCCGAAGTAAGCGTCACGGTTGGCTCGCCCACGGATGGCGGCAAAATC
This window contains:
- a CDS encoding DUF2961 domain-containing protein; the protein is MKKQLIPVHTFFLAFICLLLSQCASVKKGTGESEITFNTLLQEMADREALARYPFPEYTLAQFSSYDRAMVKPGDSTWFANWDRSMFIRQELTDGRKEYVMFDTLGPGAVVRFWMTFDGENSGRGILRFYLDGSKEPVIAAPAVDVLSGTVLTNGPLATSVSNATDYKMRGHNLYLPIPYAKSCKITYESNNIQDAGAKTGGESVYYNINYRTYKNARVKTFTMAETAAANKTLETVQQKLSARDRGMEELKTASFPISAEINAGKTVEVPLAAGPNAVRKIQIKLSADNLAQALRSTILEISFDGDRTVWCPVGDFFGTGYQLRASNTWYTQVDTVSGMLSAWWVMPFEKEAKLTLRNLADFPVKAEGDILTSPWKWDERSMHFGASWHQFTNLFTGEMKNNEGGGDPFDINYVQVNGKGTYVGDAISLFNTVYAWWGEGDEKVYVDGEKFPSHVGTGTEDYYGYAWCRPERFSNHPFIAQPDGSGNFVPGYTVNMRLRSLDAIPFTSSLRFDMEMWHWTRAHINFAPVSFYYMLPGGKANIAPDVKDAREPVVLKRSDLISPVVAAGKIEGEHMIYEHATGGNFRYQNTKKYNWSDNMQVFWQDTKEGDKLTLAFVSDKAGEYTIAAQLTKAPDYGKFRVSVNGKQSAKVIDAYSDKVRVESQDLGRFQVHKGRNTVEVEVLKARPNEKKTAFFGLDYLLVR
- a CDS encoding amylo-alpha-1,6-glucosidase, which encodes MRRTLIQLVIFFLVALPSYGQKPYLSNLKATKDFPLYATYAAAMERSNFVLDEGYEFRYYADSLGVDFITDTGGDIGLGFKLKNKWVYKVKDMYKAPVITGSYPDMVRYEFYPFQGIKVEAFFAVHSSTAALLDIKVYNETRSKATLSVVPFMRNSYRAFRNVRTAGKMITFDHEEYPDGWTLSHALPFTDSIQNVFLISEKPAFAGSFSSEHNEAPVIPFTVDLAGKTTLQVNGRTYLPGKVRITDAGKTVRLQLFVNADYAQMITEKSPVLGEAQPVIDNGGYFRLETALLNPSAKKYTIAAQYGNGMSGVTSGVLDGKTQRADVHLEKQILPPSVGEPTVTLTSGAVALHWQPVKAGVRYSVYRRDYPEGVYKRVADRIQVTSYTDTHLRANGVYGYVVVVHDGDQMSIHSPEVNNLPKTVFEAYVQDGIKPASGATYAKVVAFCKELQLKPGKPRQLRIVRAVAPKKEDGKKLMQEAQALLAQDLTSYLKYNEQLFAKAPAPEFDNPEKTALYWSASNMMRQVFYPAEGKSDYNYYVFSREPTWGWGHGGQVFHESITMLAYAYIDPVSAMNSQRVYLQRQYPNGYINYRTGAYLDEIIEYNGQLTSSAPWYSWLNWEIYRITQDEAFLKDMYGSSKKFFEFYVRNRDSDKDGLCEWGGEAILESVRDALVAVWDEVGYPANFESLDLNCMLVMEAKSLEAMARKLGLEEEANHWKADHERRAALINKTFWDEENGFYYNVDKGTHRFTFKKENDLKRDEIIGFLPLWAGIASKQQAQRLVSKLTDPEQFWRPYGVPSLSAKDPYYNAKGYWNGPVWVEWDYLIMRGLIDYGYKQEAKELVDRVASGMTEVLKKDHNLWEFYSPDEAWGGYHRTYIWAGIINRMMLDTYEKKPLAK
- a CDS encoding beta-L-arabinofuranosidase domain-containing protein, with translation MKRILAIGLMAWMVVGQAKAQNYTNNKAPLQPKTYIELPLGSIKPKGWLHEMLLRQKNGASGQLDKLYPQVMGPRNGWLGGDGDQWERGPYWIDGLLPLAYILDDQELKAKVQPWIEWSINSQREDGYFGPATDYGPEKGLQRNNAQDWWPKMVMLKVLQQYYSATGDQRVIKLMSNYFKYQLKTLPEKPLGNWSFWAEYRSADNLQAVYWLYNITGEKHLLDLANLLHKQGYDYVDMFLNRDDLTRINTIHGVNLAQGIKEPVIYYQQQPEEKYLQAVKKAFADIRQFHGQPQGMYGADEALHGNNPTQGSELCSAVELMFSLEKMMEITGDLQFADHLERVAFNTLPTQVSDDFMVRQYFQQVNQVHVSRHPRNFDINHGETDLVYGLLTGYPCCTSNMHQGWPKFTQNLWYATKDNGLAALVFSPSEVRAKVGDGVKVKMTEETNYPFTEAITFKLAIEGKQKKVAFPFHVRIPSWSKNAKVAINGKPWSGEVKPNSIIVINRTWKSGDVVTLDLPMHIETSTWYENAMAVERGPLVYALKVEETWNKKPITDDPGRFGKEYFEVKPASNWNYGILDFPKEKTQEVFTVIKKETKNAYPWNLAGAPIEIKVKGKQLPFWNLYNEMAGPQPYSRMIYGISAIQEMPEVELTLIPYGCTTLRVTEFPVIKEYK